The Candidatus Hydrogenedentota bacterium genomic sequence TTTTCCGCCATGACCGCTCCTCCCTTGGGAAAAGCGCCGCCCCCGCGGCGAGCATCTCGTCACGCGTGGGCTGCGAGGAACTCATAGCTTCTGCGAAGCGCGTCGAACACGTCGCCGTCACAGGCGTCCTGCTCGTAAATATACCACTCAACGGCGGCCTCTTCCGCGGCGTCAAACACCGCGGCCCAGTCGAGCATGCCCTGCCCGAGCGGCGTGAACACGGGGCGTCCGGGCGCATCGCGGGCTGGGGCAAGGTCTTTCACGTGCAGCAGAGGGCACCGGCCTGCGTATTTGCGGATGTAAGCGGCGGGATCAGCGCCGCCCACGGCCAGCCAAGCCGTGTCGAATTCGGCACAGAGATGCGTTGCGTCCGTTTCCTCGTAAAGGATATCGAGTTTGAGCCGCGGGTCCCCGGCAAAGCGTTCCAGCTCGAAGGCGTGGTTGTGATAAGACAGGCGCATTCCGGCGCCGCGCAGGCGCGCGCCAAGTGCATCGAGCCGTGCCGCGCCGCGCCGCCAGGCATCGATCGAATCGAGGCAATCGCTCATCATGCCGCCGGACGCGAGGTCGGGCGCGCCGACGGTGCGCCAGAATGCGCTGACGGCCGCCAAGTCCGTTTCAAGGGGTTCGACGGCGCAGTGGGCGGCGATAGCCTTCAGGCCGGCCTGATCGAGGGCGTCACGAATGGCCGGGGCGGGCAAATCCGGCATGGCGCTCCATTGCACGTAGTCAAATCCCGCCTCGCGGCAACGGCGCAGCGTGCCGGGCAGGTCGTGCGCGGCCGCATCGCGAACCGTATAGAGCTGCAGGGCAATGCCGATGTTCGACACGTTGGCGGCCCTCCACGGGCGGCGCCGCCGCGGCGGCGCAACCGGACGCAGGCGTCAGCTTTCTTTGGCTTCGCCCAGGTCTACGAGCTCGATGCGAGCCATCTCGGCCTTGTCGCCGACGCGATGCCCGGTCCGCAGGATGCGCGTATAGCCGCCGGGCCGCTCGGCGTAGGCGGGCGCAATCTCCGTGAACAGGCTGGTGACTACGTCGCGGTCGCGCAAGACGGCATAGGCTTGGCGGCGGTTGTGCACGGAATCCACCTTGGCCAGCGTGATCAAGGGCTCGGCGAACCGGCGCAATTCCTTGGCCTTGGCGACACCCGTCTCGATGGCGCGGTACTTGAACAAGGCAAGGGCTAGGGCCTTCATCGTCGCCTTGCGATGCGACATCTGGCGGCCGAGCCGCTTGCCGGCTTTTCTGTGCCTCATTCTTCTTCCTCGCTAATGGTCAGTTCTTCCGCGGCGGGCCCGAAGTCCTCGGGTTCCGTTGCGCGCCCGGCGCCCGGCTTCATGCCGAGGCTGAGGCCCATCGCCGCGAGCAGGCTCTTGATCTCGTCCAGACTCTTCTTGCCAAAATTATGGAACTGGAGCATTTCGCTCTCTTCGCGCGCGATCAGGTCTCCGATGGTGCGGATATTCGCGGCGCGCAAGCAGTTGGCCGCGCGCACGCTGAGGTCAAGCTCATCGACGGATTTCGCGAGCTT encodes the following:
- a CDS encoding sugar phosphate isomerase/epimerase produces the protein MSNIGIALQLYTVRDAAAHDLPGTLRRCREAGFDYVQWSAMPDLPAPAIRDALDQAGLKAIAAHCAVEPLETDLAAVSAFWRTVGAPDLASGGMMSDCLDSIDAWRRGAARLDALGARLRGAGMRLSYHNHAFELERFAGDPRLKLDILYEETDATHLCAEFDTAWLAVGGADPAAYIRKYAGRCPLLHVKDLAPARDAPGRPVFTPLGQGMLDWAAVFDAAEEAAVEWYIYEQDACDGDVFDALRRSYEFLAAHA
- the rplQ gene encoding 50S ribosomal protein L17, with translation MRHRKAGKRLGRQMSHRKATMKALALALFKYRAIETGVAKAKELRRFAEPLITLAKVDSVHNRRQAYAVLRDRDVVTSLFTEIAPAYAERPGGYTRILRTGHRVGDKAEMARIELVDLGEAKES